The following proteins are co-located in the Sebastes umbrosus isolate fSebUmb1 chromosome 24, fSebUmb1.pri, whole genome shotgun sequence genome:
- the LOC119483923 gene encoding ribose-phosphate pyrophosphokinase 2 isoform X2, producing MLSVAGADHIITMDLHASQIQGFFDIAVDNLYAEPAVLQWIRENIPEWKNCIIVSPDAGGAKRVTSIADRLNVDFALIHKERKKANEVDRMVLVGDVKDRVAILVDDMADTCGTICHAADKLIDAGAVKVYAILTHGIFSGPAISRINSAPFEAVVVTNTIPQEEKMKACPKIEVIDISMILAEAIRRTHNGESVSYLFSHVPL from the exons ATGTTGTCTGTCGCCGGCGCCGACCACATCATCACGATGGACCTGCACGCTTCACAGATCCAG GGCTTTTTCGACATCGCCGTAGACAACCTTTACGCAGAGCCCGCCGTCCTGCAGTGGATCAGAGAAAACATTCCCGAATGGAAGAATTGTATCATTGTCTCTCCAGACGCCGGCGGCGCAAAACG TGTGACGTCCATCGCAGACCGTCTCAACGTGGACTTTGCTCTCATCcacaaagagaggaagaaggccAACGAAGTGGACCGCATGGTGCTGGTGGGCGACGTCAAGGACCGCGTGGCCATCCTGGTGGACGACATGGCCGACACCTGCGGCACCATCTGCCACGCCGCGGACAA GCTGATCGATGCCGGCGCAGTAAAGGTGTACGCCATCCTCACACACGGCATCTTCTCCGGTCCGGCCATCTCTCGCATCAACAGCGCCCCGTTCGAGGCCGTGGTGGTGACCAACACCATCCCACAGGAAGAGAAGATGAAGGCGTGCCCGAAAATAGAG GTCATCGACATCTCCATGATCCTGGCGGAGGCGATCAGGAGAACCCACAACGGCGAGTCCGTGTCCTACCTCTTCAGCCATGTACCCTTGTAA
- the LOC119483923 gene encoding ribose-phosphate pyrophosphokinase 2 isoform X1 gives MPNIVLFSGSSHHDLSQKVADRLGLELGKVITKKFSNQETCVEIGESVRGEDVYIVQSGCGEINDNLMELLIMINACKIASSSRVTAVIPCFPYARQDKKDKSRAPISAKLVANMLSVAGADHIITMDLHASQIQGFFDIAVDNLYAEPAVLQWIRENIPEWKNCIIVSPDAGGAKRVTSIADRLNVDFALIHKERKKANEVDRMVLVGDVKDRVAILVDDMADTCGTICHAADKLIDAGAVKVYAILTHGIFSGPAISRINSAPFEAVVVTNTIPQEEKMKACPKIEVIDISMILAEAIRRTHNGESVSYLFSHVPL, from the exons ATGCCTAACATCGTGCTTTTTAGCGGGAGCTCCCACCACGACCTGTCGCAGAAAGTGGCCGATCGGCTGGGACTGGAGCTGGGGAAAGTGATCACCAAGAAGTTCAGCAACCAGGAGACATG CGTGGAGATCGGGGAGAGCGTGCGCGGCGAGGACGTGTACATCGTGCAGAGCGGCTGCGGCGAAATCAACGACAACCTGATGGAGCTGCTCATAATGATCAACGCTTGTAAGATCGCCTCCTCGTCCCGCGTCACCGCCGTCATCCCCTGCTTCCCTTACGCTCGCCAGGATAAAAAGGAtaag AGTCGGGCGCCCATATCGGCCAAACTGGTGGCGAACATGTTGTCTGTCGCCGGCGCCGACCACATCATCACGATGGACCTGCACGCTTCACAGATCCAG GGCTTTTTCGACATCGCCGTAGACAACCTTTACGCAGAGCCCGCCGTCCTGCAGTGGATCAGAGAAAACATTCCCGAATGGAAGAATTGTATCATTGTCTCTCCAGACGCCGGCGGCGCAAAACG TGTGACGTCCATCGCAGACCGTCTCAACGTGGACTTTGCTCTCATCcacaaagagaggaagaaggccAACGAAGTGGACCGCATGGTGCTGGTGGGCGACGTCAAGGACCGCGTGGCCATCCTGGTGGACGACATGGCCGACACCTGCGGCACCATCTGCCACGCCGCGGACAA GCTGATCGATGCCGGCGCAGTAAAGGTGTACGCCATCCTCACACACGGCATCTTCTCCGGTCCGGCCATCTCTCGCATCAACAGCGCCCCGTTCGAGGCCGTGGTGGTGACCAACACCATCCCACAGGAAGAGAAGATGAAGGCGTGCCCGAAAATAGAG GTCATCGACATCTCCATGATCCTGGCGGAGGCGATCAGGAGAACCCACAACGGCGAGTCCGTGTCCTACCTCTTCAGCCATGTACCCTTGTAA
- the LOC119483893 gene encoding thymosin beta-12-like has product MSDKPDVKEVESFDKTKLKKTETKEKNPLPTKDDICQEKAEAQS; this is encoded by the exons ATGAGTGACAAACCCGACGTTAAAGAGGTGGAAAGCTTCGACAAGACCAAGCTAAAGAAGACGGAAACAAAGGAGAAGAATCCTCTGCCTACAAAAGATG ACATCTGTCAGGAGAAGGCGGAGGCGCAATCGTGA